A single region of the Gemella sp. zg-570 genome encodes:
- the sufC gene encoding Fe-S cluster assembly ATPase SufC, with the protein MSVLDIKNLEVSIHNKKILKGLNLKINSGEIHAIMGPNGAGKSTLASAIMGHPKYEVDGGSVLLDNEEILEMEVDERAKAGLFLAMQYPSEIPGVPTSEFIKSAINVHREDNIPVMEYIKKLDKTMEFLDMDLNMSQRYVNDGFSGGEKKRNEILQMMMLEPKFAILDEIDSGLDIDALKVVSKGVNEMRGENFACLIITHYQRLLDYIIPDFVHVLMDGKIVKSGGPELALRLEKEGYDWLKEEV; encoded by the coding sequence ATGTCTGTACTTGATATAAAAAATTTAGAAGTTTCTATACATAATAAGAAAATTTTAAAAGGTTTGAATTTAAAAATTAATTCTGGAGAAATTCATGCAATCATGGGACCTAATGGAGCTGGGAAATCAACACTAGCTTCTGCGATAATGGGACATCCGAAGTATGAAGTTGACGGTGGTAGTGTCTTACTTGATAATGAAGAAATACTTGAAATGGAAGTTGACGAAAGAGCAAAAGCTGGTTTGTTTTTAGCTATGCAATACCCTTCAGAAATTCCTGGAGTACCTACTTCAGAATTTATTAAATCTGCAATTAATGTTCACAGAGAAGACAATATTCCTGTTATGGAATATATCAAAAAATTAGATAAAACAATGGAATTTTTGGATATGGATTTAAACATGTCACAACGTTATGTTAATGATGGTTTTTCTGGTGGAGAGAAAAAACGTAATGAAATTTTACAAATGATGATGTTAGAACCTAAATTTGCTATTTTAGATGAAATAGATTCAGGTTTGGATATTGACGCTTTAAAAGTTGTATCTAAGGGTGTAAACGAAATGCGTGGAGAAAATTTTGCTTGCTTAATCATCACTCATTATCAAAGATTACTAGATTATATAATTCCTGATTTCGTTCATGTTTTAATGGACGGTAAAATTGTTAAATCGGGTGGTCCTGAATTAGCTTTACGCTTGGAAAAAGAAGGTTACGACTGGTTAAAAGAAGAGGTCTAA
- a CDS encoding acetate/propionate family kinase: protein MTKILAINSGSSSLKFQLFKMPEEKVIAKGLVERIGIENGIFTIEFNGEKIKDELDIPNHNFAIERLVNKLTEMKIVEKVEEIEGVGHRVVHGGEFFDSSVLVTDEVLKQLDSIQDLAPLHNPANIMGVKAFQKVLPGVPNVLTFDTAFHQSMPKSTYMYAVPREYYEKYGVRKYGAHGTSHRYIAQMVAEVTDKKVEELKTISCHIGNGASICAIKEGKSLDTSMGFTPLSGLVMGTRTGDIDPATIPYISLKTGLDLKEIIHVFNNESGLKGLSGVSSDLRDVEDIRYTNANAAEAIDIYISRIKEYVGSYAAIMNGVDVIVFTAGVGENAAWVREEVLEGLSFLGIEVDKEANNVRGKIAEITKPTSKVRAFVIPTNEELMISRDTFELSK from the coding sequence ATGACAAAAATATTGGCTATTAATTCAGGAAGTTCATCTTTAAAATTTCAATTATTTAAAATGCCAGAAGAAAAAGTTATTGCAAAAGGTCTTGTAGAAAGAATAGGGATAGAAAATGGAATATTCACTATCGAATTTAATGGAGAGAAAATTAAAGACGAATTAGATATACCGAACCATAACTTTGCAATAGAAAGATTAGTCAACAAATTGACAGAAATGAAAATAGTTGAGAAAGTAGAAGAAATAGAGGGTGTTGGACACCGTGTAGTTCATGGTGGAGAATTTTTTGACTCTTCAGTTTTAGTAACAGATGAAGTTTTAAAACAATTAGACTCAATACAAGATTTAGCACCTTTACATAATCCAGCTAATATTATGGGAGTAAAAGCATTTCAAAAAGTGCTTCCCGGGGTGCCAAACGTCTTAACATTTGACACTGCATTCCACCAATCAATGCCTAAATCAACATATATGTATGCAGTACCGAGAGAATATTATGAAAAATATGGCGTTCGTAAATACGGAGCTCACGGAACTAGCCATAGATATATAGCTCAAATGGTAGCAGAAGTTACTGATAAAAAAGTAGAAGAACTTAAAACAATTTCATGCCACATAGGAAATGGTGCGTCAATCTGTGCAATTAAAGAAGGAAAATCACTTGATACATCAATGGGATTCACACCACTTTCAGGTTTAGTTATGGGAACTAGAACTGGAGATATAGACCCAGCTACTATTCCTTATATTTCATTAAAAACAGGTTTAGATTTAAAAGAAATAATCCATGTATTTAATAATGAATCTGGATTAAAAGGTTTGTCAGGAGTATCTTCTGACTTGCGTGATGTAGAAGATATTAGATATACAAATGCTAATGCAGCTGAAGCAATTGATATTTATATAAGTAGAATTAAAGAATATGTTGGCTCTTATGCTGCAATTATGAACGGAGTAGACGTGATAGTATTTACTGCAGGTGTTGGCGAAAATGCTGCTTGGGTTCGTGAAGAAGTATTAGAAGGATTATCTTTCTTAGGAATAGAAGTTGATAAAGAAGCAAATAATGTTCGTGGAAAAATTGCTGAAATAACAAAACCTACTTCTAAAGTTAGAGCTTTCGTTATTCCTACAAATGAAGAATTAATGATTTCAAGAGATACATTTGAATTATCAAAATAA
- the sufU gene encoding Fe-S cluster assembly sulfur transfer protein SufU — translation MSFLNLQDIYKQVILDHSKYPHNMGELNTDYKLEMLNPSCGDKITIYMNIENYTIKDIKFVGSGCSISIASASMLTDELRGATLDEANNKINNFLNMIMGKEYDSHILEDSNSLENISKLPARVKCATLAWKISEKIINKERDNFE, via the coding sequence ATGAGCTTTCTTAATTTGCAAGATATCTATAAACAAGTCATCTTAGACCATAGTAAATATCCTCATAATATGGGAGAGTTGAATACTGATTATAAACTTGAAATGCTTAACCCTTCATGTGGTGATAAAATTACAATATACATGAACATAGAAAACTACACAATAAAAGATATTAAATTTGTTGGTAGTGGCTGTTCAATCTCGATAGCTTCTGCATCTATGTTGACAGATGAATTAAGGGGTGCAACATTAGATGAAGCTAACAATAAAATAAATAATTTTTTAAATATGATAATGGGCAAAGAATATGATAGTCATATATTAGAAGATAGTAATTCATTAGAAAATATATCCAAATTACCTGCAAGAGTAAAATGTGCTACTCTTGCTTGGAAAATTTCAGAAAAAATAATAAATAAGGAGCGTGATAATTTTGAATAA
- a CDS encoding fumarylacetoacetate hydrolase family protein, whose protein sequence is MKFLSFKHKELELYGVKVKREEKAWNLIEILKDFDKDDFIPATLREAIEVYGVNFIEKVRNIISIVEKREDAEKYKINLNDIIWRAPITRTPKNIFCVGHNYPSLIKEIKNVNIKTPKDVVIFTKAATTISANNEVIPSHKDLTKQLDYEGELAIVIAKNSRNILKPLALDYVFGYTIMNDITAHDMQYKHGQFFLGKSLEKSAALGPYLVTKDEVRSPESMNIVTKVNGEIRQNASTSEMLFRIDDLLAEISKIIPLEAGDIIATGTPAGIGSAMTPQQFLKTSDEIKITIDGIGTLTNIIGD, encoded by the coding sequence ATGAAATTTTTATCTTTTAAGCATAAGGAACTTGAATTATATGGTGTAAAAGTTAAAAGAGAAGAAAAGGCTTGGAATTTAATAGAAATTTTAAAAGATTTTGATAAAGATGATTTTATACCTGCAACTCTACGAGAAGCAATAGAAGTTTATGGAGTTAATTTTATAGAAAAAGTTAGAAATATTATTTCTATTGTGGAAAAACGTGAAGATGCAGAAAAATATAAAATTAATCTTAATGATATTATATGGAGGGCACCTATCACACGTACTCCTAAAAATATATTTTGTGTAGGTCATAATTATCCATCTCTTATTAAAGAAATAAAAAATGTAAATATCAAAACTCCAAAAGATGTTGTTATTTTTACAAAAGCTGCTACAACTATATCTGCAAATAATGAAGTTATACCCTCTCATAAAGATTTAACTAAACAACTTGACTATGAGGGAGAGTTAGCTATTGTTATTGCTAAAAATTCTAGAAATATATTAAAACCTCTAGCCTTAGATTATGTTTTTGGTTATACAATAATGAATGATATTACTGCCCACGATATGCAATATAAACACGGTCAATTTTTCTTAGGAAAATCTTTGGAAAAATCTGCAGCATTGGGACCTTATTTAGTTACAAAAGATGAAGTTCGTTCACCAGAATCTATGAATATAGTAACTAAGGTAAATGGAGAGATTAGACAAAATGCTTCTACATCAGAAATGTTATTTAGAATTGATGACTTATTAGCTGAAATAAGCAAAATTATCCCATTGGAAGCTGGTGATATAATAGCTACTGGGACACCAGCAGGTATAGGTTCTGCAATGACACCACAGCAATTTTTAAAAACAAGTGATGAAATAAAAATAACTATAGACGGTATAGGAACACTAACAAATATTATTGGTGACTAA
- the uvrC gene encoding excinuclease ABC subunit UvrC has protein sequence MNEIINKKLELLPDKPGCYIYKDDLDNIIYVGKAKNLKNRVRSYFNGTHNKKTQLLINKINDMEFIIVNSEKEALILENNLIKKHKPYYNIKLKDDKSYPYLVITNESHPRIMLTRKYKKNSKNIYFGPYVNIRYANNLKEIIDKIYPLRKCNPVEKRPCMYYQIRECLGPCAKNLTKNDYKENINNIKIFLNGDTRKVLDILNEKMNTYVNNLEFELAAKTHEYIKSINVSLEKQTIASNTHIDRDYIGYFYDDNYICIQIFLARFGGIIERKIEYFDLYDNPEEILSSYLNQYYSFNKKPKELYIETNNTDFLEKLLDVKVISPQKGNNKKIIDTVKNNAEFYLKNEIIIEEEKEKQNLQMLDELAQKIGVNSINNIDAFDNSNIMGQSAVSVKVNFVNGKKNTYGYRKFRINNSNIDDVATMKEVLLKCYNENNLKPDLIIVDGSKNHVVAAVEIIHQKLNLDIKIIGLVKNNRHITEYIITDDFEVINLAKNSDYYLFLKRIQDEVHRFAITYHRSLRTKNMFNSPLDSIKGIGKTRKKLLLEKFSSLNEILLSEDSKLIALGIPKATVTELKKELALKIKNQE, from the coding sequence ATGAATGAAATAATTAATAAAAAATTAGAATTATTACCAGATAAACCTGGTTGCTACATCTACAAAGATGATTTGGATAATATAATATATGTAGGAAAGGCAAAAAATTTAAAAAATAGAGTTAGAAGTTATTTTAATGGAACTCATAACAAAAAAACTCAACTTCTTATTAATAAGATAAATGATATGGAATTTATCATAGTTAATTCTGAAAAAGAGGCTTTAATTTTAGAAAATAATTTAATAAAAAAACATAAACCTTACTACAATATAAAACTTAAAGATGATAAGTCTTATCCCTACTTAGTTATAACTAATGAAAGTCATCCTAGAATAATGTTGACAAGAAAATACAAAAAAAATTCAAAAAATATTTATTTTGGACCCTATGTGAATATAAGATATGCTAATAATTTAAAAGAAATTATTGATAAAATATACCCCTTAAGAAAATGCAATCCGGTAGAAAAAAGACCCTGCATGTATTATCAAATTCGTGAATGCTTAGGCCCATGTGCTAAAAATTTAACTAAGAATGACTATAAAGAAAATATAAATAATATTAAAATATTTTTAAATGGAGATACAAGAAAAGTTTTAGATATTTTAAATGAAAAAATGAATACTTATGTTAATAATTTAGAATTTGAATTGGCAGCCAAAACACATGAGTATATAAAATCAATTAATGTATCGCTAGAAAAACAAACTATAGCTTCTAATACACATATAGACAGAGATTACATAGGTTATTTCTATGATGATAATTATATTTGTATACAAATTTTTCTGGCAAGATTTGGTGGAATTATTGAAAGGAAAATTGAATATTTTGATTTATATGATAATCCAGAAGAAATATTATCTTCTTATCTAAATCAATATTATAGTTTTAATAAAAAACCTAAAGAACTCTATATAGAAACTAATAATACTGATTTTTTAGAAAAATTATTAGATGTAAAAGTAATTTCTCCTCAAAAAGGAAATAATAAAAAAATTATTGATACAGTAAAAAACAATGCTGAATTTTATTTGAAAAATGAAATTATTATTGAAGAGGAAAAAGAGAAACAAAATTTACAAATGCTAGATGAATTAGCACAAAAAATAGGTGTTAATAGCATAAATAATATAGATGCTTTTGATAATTCTAATATAATGGGGCAGAGTGCTGTTTCTGTAAAAGTTAATTTTGTAAATGGTAAAAAAAATACATACGGTTATCGAAAATTTAGAATAAATAATTCAAACATAGATGATGTAGCTACAATGAAAGAAGTATTATTAAAATGCTATAATGAAAATAATTTAAAACCAGATTTAATTATAGTAGATGGCAGTAAAAATCATGTTGTAGCTGCTGTTGAAATTATTCATCAAAAATTAAATTTAGATATAAAAATTATAGGTTTAGTAAAAAATAATAGACACATTACAGAATATATAATTACTGACGATTTTGAAGTTATTAATCTTGCTAAAAACTCAGATTACTATCTATTTTTAAAAAGAATACAAGATGAAGTCCATAGATTTGCTATAACTTATCATCGAAGTTTACGAACAAAAAATATGTTTAATAGTCCACTAGATAGTATTAAGGGGATAGGAAAGACTAGAAAAAAATTATTATTAGAAAAATTTTCTAGTTTGAATGAAATATTATTATCTGAAGATAGCAAATTAATTGCTTTGGGAATACCGAAAGCAACAGTAACTGAATTAAAAAAGGAATTAGCTTTAAAAATTAAAAACCAAGAATAA
- the sufB gene encoding Fe-S cluster assembly protein SufB — MFTDYKYGFSDVDISIFKTEKGLTKEIVETISKKKNEPKWMLDYRLNALKEFYRLPMPTWGGDLSEIDFEDMTYYVKPSEKTERSWDEVPNEIKKTFEKLGIPEAEQKYLAGVSAQYESEVVYHNMHKKFEELGIIFEDTDTALKNHEELFKKYFSKCVESNDNKFSALNSAVWSGGSFIYCPPNVSIEAPLQAYFRINTEKMGQFERTLIIIDENSSIHYVEGCTAPTYSASSLHAAVVEIFVKKNARFRYTTIQNWSTNVYNLVTKRAIVEENATMEWVDGNLGSKLTMKYPACVLVGEGASGNTLSIALASEGQVLDAGCKMIHLAPRTSSSVVSKSMSRKGGKVNYRGWINFGKNSEGSRSNIECDTLILDEFSTSDTIPYNIIKNSNVSLEHEAKVSKVSEEQLFYLMSRGLDETQATEMIVMGFIEPFTKELPMEYAVELNRLISFEMEGSIG, encoded by the coding sequence ATGTTTACCGATTATAAATATGGTTTTTCTGATGTTGATATTTCGATTTTTAAAACAGAAAAAGGATTAACAAAAGAAATAGTAGAAACAATATCTAAGAAGAAAAATGAACCTAAGTGGATGTTAGATTATAGATTAAACGCACTAAAAGAATTTTATCGTTTACCTATGCCAACATGGGGGGGAGATTTATCAGAAATAGATTTTGAAGATATGACCTACTATGTAAAACCCTCAGAAAAAACTGAGCGAAGCTGGGACGAAGTACCGAATGAGATTAAAAAAACTTTTGAAAAATTAGGAATACCAGAAGCAGAACAAAAATATTTAGCAGGAGTTTCTGCTCAATATGAATCAGAAGTAGTTTATCATAATATGCACAAAAAATTTGAAGAATTAGGTATTATATTTGAAGATACAGATACAGCTTTGAAAAATCATGAAGAACTATTTAAAAAATATTTTTCAAAATGTGTAGAATCAAATGATAATAAATTTTCTGCTTTAAATTCTGCTGTTTGGTCTGGAGGTTCTTTTATTTACTGCCCTCCTAATGTTTCCATAGAAGCACCACTACAAGCATATTTTAGAATTAATACAGAAAAAATGGGACAGTTTGAACGTACTTTAATAATAATAGATGAAAATTCATCTATACATTATGTAGAGGGCTGTACAGCTCCAACTTATTCTGCAAGTTCTTTACATGCTGCAGTTGTAGAAATATTTGTCAAAAAAAATGCAAGATTTAGATATACAACTATACAAAACTGGTCTACTAATGTTTACAACTTAGTAACTAAGAGAGCCATTGTGGAAGAAAATGCAACAATGGAATGGGTTGACGGAAACCTAGGCTCTAAATTAACAATGAAATATCCTGCTTGCGTTCTTGTAGGTGAGGGAGCTAGCGGTAATACACTTTCTATTGCTCTTGCAAGTGAAGGACAAGTTCTTGATGCTGGTTGTAAAATGATTCATTTAGCACCTAGAACATCATCTTCTGTTGTTTCTAAATCTATGTCAAGAAAAGGTGGAAAAGTTAATTATAGAGGTTGGATTAATTTTGGAAAAAATTCTGAAGGTTCTCGTTCAAATATAGAATGTGATACTTTAATTTTAGATGAATTTTCAACATCAGATACAATACCTTACAATATTATCAAAAATTCAAATGTTTCTTTGGAACATGAAGCAAAAGTTTCAAAAGTTTCAGAAGAACAACTTTTCTATTTAATGAGTAGAGGCTTAGATGAAACGCAAGCTACAGAAATGATAGTAATGGGCTTTATCGAACCATTTACAAAAGAATTGCCAATGGAATATGCAGTTGAATTAAATAGACTAATTTCTTTCGAAATGGAAGGTTCAATAGGATAA
- the sufD gene encoding Fe-S cluster assembly protein SufD produces the protein MDKNKLKISTKSLRNISDNTKEAEWYHLLRKKAMYENYSLNFPKLESMNLEEWSLLDFNINNFFNETENNFNKDDYAEEIDFNDESIIIIQKNNKLAYLNIPEVYKNKILVQNIFEAINDNKNFKNIFAQITRPNKDKLTSLHYLLLNSGIYVEVFANENIDIPLQYYVITENDYSLFNHVTINIKNNSNLNFVENYISKNNKKAFNIISEVLVGENSNINYTSITNFEENARGTILRNGETGRNATLNWNVAAMDSADVYQDNTTNILGDGAESNLKIVTLGSGNQKLYFNSELVNQGLNTNGDILQHGVLLDSSHVVFNGIGFIVKGATGSNAYQSSRLLSLSENAKSDANPMLLIDENDVAAGHGASLGKIDEEQIYYLKSRGLSEKEASRLLVHGFLSPVIEQLSLEKVKNKTTQLIDKKIIKRVSK, from the coding sequence ATGGATAAAAACAAATTAAAAATTAGCACCAAATCATTAAGAAATATTTCAGACAATACTAAAGAAGCAGAGTGGTATCATTTACTTAGAAAAAAAGCTATGTATGAAAATTACTCTTTAAATTTTCCTAAATTAGAATCAATGAATTTAGAAGAGTGGTCATTACTAGATTTTAATATTAATAACTTCTTTAACGAAACAGAAAATAATTTTAACAAAGACGACTATGCAGAAGAAATTGATTTTAATGACGAAAGTATAATTATTATTCAAAAAAATAATAAATTAGCTTACTTAAACATTCCAGAAGTATATAAAAATAAAATATTAGTTCAAAATATATTTGAAGCTATAAATGATAATAAAAACTTCAAAAATATTTTTGCTCAGATAACTAGACCTAACAAGGATAAACTAACATCTCTACACTATTTATTACTAAATTCTGGTATTTATGTAGAAGTATTTGCTAATGAAAATATAGATATACCACTTCAATATTATGTTATAACAGAAAATGATTATTCATTATTTAATCACGTTACAATAAATATTAAAAATAATTCTAACTTAAATTTTGTTGAAAATTATATATCTAAAAACAATAAAAAAGCATTCAATATAATTTCAGAAGTTTTAGTCGGTGAAAATTCTAATATAAACTACACTTCTATAACAAACTTTGAAGAAAATGCTAGAGGAACAATATTAAGAAACGGTGAAACAGGAAGAAACGCTACATTAAATTGGAATGTTGCCGCTATGGATAGTGCAGATGTTTACCAAGATAATACGACTAATATTTTAGGAGATGGTGCAGAAAGTAATCTTAAAATAGTAACTCTAGGTAGTGGCAATCAAAAACTTTACTTTAATAGTGAGTTGGTAAATCAAGGTCTTAATACTAACGGAGACATTTTACAACATGGAGTATTGTTAGATTCTTCTCATGTAGTATTTAATGGAATAGGATTTATCGTCAAAGGAGCTACTGGTTCAAATGCTTATCAAAGTTCCAGATTGTTATCATTATCAGAAAATGCAAAATCAGATGCAAATCCAATGCTATTAATTGATGAAAATGATGTTGCAGCAGGGCATGGAGCATCTTTAGGTAAGATTGACGAAGAACAAATATATTATCTGAAAAGTAGGGGGCTTTCTGAAAAAGAAGCTAGCAGATTACTTGTTCATGGTTTCCTATCACCAGTAATTGAACAATTAAGTTTAGAAAAAGTTAAAAATAAAACTACACAATTAATTGATAAAAAAATTATAAAGCGAGTGAGTAAGTAA
- a CDS encoding aminotransferase class V-fold PLP-dependent enzyme produces the protein MNIENIRKEFPILNKEINENKIIFFDNAATTQKPKCVVDKIVDFYSNYNSNIHRSVYTLGTEAEDLYYKSKETVRRFINAKYQEEIIYTSGTTESINNLARMLENNIASDDEIIISSIEHHANFIPWQELCNRTGAKLNILEVNENYEIEVEELEKLLTEKTKIVSITYASNVLGNISPVEKIGNLLEDKNIFYIIDAAQAVPHLSVDVQKIKCDFLVFSGHKMLAPTGIGVLYGKKKHLENLAPAKFGGGMISIVEDFSSTWADIPNKYEAGTPLLEQAVGLMAAIDYIEKIGIDNIEKYTKELTKYLYKNLSEIDGITIYGTKNINNRVSLISFNLDSIHPHDIASFLDTKGICVRAGHQCTQPLLNRLNTFSVVRASLYFYNTISEIDIFIQTLKEIKKFFNNELS, from the coding sequence ATGAATATAGAGAATATCAGAAAAGAATTTCCTATATTAAATAAAGAAATCAATGAAAATAAAATAATATTTTTTGATAATGCTGCCACTACACAAAAACCAAAGTGTGTTGTGGATAAAATAGTAGATTTTTATAGTAATTATAATTCTAATATTCATCGTTCAGTATACACACTAGGGACAGAAGCAGAAGATTTATATTATAAATCAAAAGAAACAGTTAGAAGATTTATTAATGCTAAGTATCAAGAAGAAATTATTTATACAAGTGGCACAACAGAAAGTATTAATAATTTAGCCAGAATGTTAGAAAATAATATTGCTAGTGATGATGAAATTATTATAAGTTCAATAGAACATCATGCTAATTTTATACCATGGCAAGAATTGTGTAACCGAACAGGTGCAAAACTTAATATCTTAGAAGTTAATGAAAATTACGAAATTGAAGTAGAAGAACTGGAAAAATTATTGACTGAAAAAACTAAAATAGTTTCAATAACTTATGCTTCTAACGTCTTAGGTAACATTTCACCAGTAGAAAAAATTGGTAACTTATTAGAAGATAAAAATATATTTTATATTATTGACGCAGCCCAAGCAGTACCTCATCTGTCTGTTGATGTACAAAAAATAAAATGTGATTTTTTAGTTTTTTCTGGTCATAAAATGCTAGCTCCTACTGGTATAGGAGTTTTATACGGTAAGAAAAAACATTTAGAAAATTTAGCACCAGCTAAATTTGGTGGAGGAATGATTAGTATAGTAGAAGATTTTTCTTCAACTTGGGCAGATATACCAAATAAATATGAAGCGGGTACGCCACTTTTAGAACAAGCAGTAGGGCTTATGGCTGCAATAGACTATATTGAAAAAATAGGCATTGACAATATTGAAAAATATACAAAAGAACTTACTAAATATCTATATAAAAATTTATCTGAAATAGATGGTATCACAATATATGGAACTAAGAATATAAATAATAGGGTATCCCTTATTTCATTCAATTTAGATTCTATACACCCTCATGACATAGCTTCATTTTTAGATACAAAAGGAATATGTGTTCGTGCAGGACATCAGTGTACACAACCATTATTAAATAGATTAAACACTTTTTCAGTAGTCAGAGCAAGCTTATATTTCTATAATACAATTAGTGAGATTGATATATTCATACAGACTTTAAAAGAAATAAAGAAGTTTTTCAATAATGAGCTTTCTTAA